Proteins from a genomic interval of Niabella soli DSM 19437:
- a CDS encoding TlpA disulfide reductase family protein has protein sequence MNKIGLLLVMLFPVVALAQKLTLSGTIEGMPDNTKIILLDLEKSSAILAQTTSKNGSFTLDSKVDGPSILGLMAGDSLKTALFLANDAVKVTGNMRQKMDDWKFTGSKTQDDFSEFQNIFVPKFERINQLGIAAQSGTGGDSVTNAMKTVTDDIEKSVDAFIAKHPASPVSAMVLLSTIGFSDDVALLDKRAGSLSKEVMNTGIGRQLQKAMEDAHFNAVGTVAADFTQKDAAGKDVSLAQFRGKYVLVDFWASWCGPCRRENPNVVKMYNKYKGKNFTVLGISLDEEKDAWQQAIKKDGLTWTHVSDLKGWENAVAQQYRITAIPRNFLIGPDGKILGKDLRGEELENKLAEVLGKP, from the coding sequence ATGAATAAAATTGGCCTTTTGTTGGTAATGCTTTTCCCGGTTGTGGCACTGGCGCAAAAATTAACGCTTAGCGGAACTATTGAGGGAATGCCCGATAATACCAAGATCATATTATTAGACCTGGAAAAATCATCAGCGATCCTGGCGCAAACGACGTCAAAAAACGGCAGTTTTACTTTGGATAGTAAAGTGGACGGCCCTTCTATTTTGGGGCTGATGGCGGGTGACTCCCTGAAAACAGCGTTATTTCTTGCTAACGATGCTGTGAAGGTAACCGGGAATATGCGGCAGAAGATGGACGACTGGAAGTTTACCGGTTCAAAAACCCAGGATGATTTCTCTGAATTTCAAAACATTTTCGTGCCCAAATTTGAGCGGATTAATCAACTGGGCATCGCGGCACAATCCGGCACCGGTGGTGATAGTGTTACCAATGCGATGAAAACCGTGACCGATGATATTGAGAAAAGTGTGGATGCTTTTATTGCGAAACACCCTGCGTCACCGGTAAGCGCAATGGTATTGCTGTCTACCATCGGTTTTTCCGATGATGTTGCATTGTTGGATAAACGGGCCGGCTCCCTTTCAAAAGAAGTGATGAATACGGGCATTGGCCGTCAGTTGCAAAAGGCAATGGAGGACGCCCATTTTAACGCGGTAGGTACGGTGGCCGCTGATTTTACACAGAAAGATGCAGCAGGTAAAGATGTTTCTTTAGCACAATTCAGGGGAAAATATGTGCTGGTTGATTTTTGGGCCAGTTGGTGCGGACCCTGCCGCCGCGAAAACCCCAACGTGGTAAAAATGTATAACAAATACAAAGGCAAGAACTTTACAGTGCTGGGCATATCATTGGATGAAGAAAAAGATGCATGGCAGCAGGCAATTAAAAAGGACGGCCTGACCTGGACACATGTCAGCGACCTGAAGGGCTGGGAAAATGCCGTTGCGCAGCAATATCGTATTACCGCGATCCCGAGGAATTTTTTGATCGGCCCCGATGGAAAAATACTGGGAAAAGACCTGCGTGGCGAAGAGCTGGAAAATAAGCTGGCCGAAGTTTTGGGGAAGCCTTAA